One Candidatus Limnocylindria bacterium genomic region harbors:
- a CDS encoding GNAT family N-acetyltransferase, with the protein MRTVATAPLVVTLDRPDLVRLGELSARLGADSARDWSGRLGRSGTVALGAESDGRLVAYAAAEVRRSFGRATPAAWIDAFGVDLAYRGHGIGRTLLAELLSRLRSEGADHVFTLVPLHDRTMAPFFRELGFRDEPITPLGREL; encoded by the coding sequence ATGCGGACGGTCGCGACCGCCCCTCTCGTCGTCACCCTCGACAGGCCGGATCTCGTGCGCCTGGGAGAGCTTTCGGCGCGTCTGGGCGCCGACAGCGCGCGGGACTGGTCGGGCCGTCTCGGGCGTTCCGGGACCGTTGCGCTGGGCGCGGAGTCGGATGGCAGGCTCGTCGCGTACGCGGCCGCCGAGGTGCGCCGATCCTTCGGACGCGCCACGCCAGCCGCGTGGATCGACGCATTCGGCGTCGATCTCGCGTACCGCGGGCATGGCATCGGACGAACGCTCCTCGCGGAGCTGTTGTCGCGTCTGCGCTCGGAGGGCGCCGATCACGTGTTCACGCTCGTTCCGCTGCATGACCGGACGATGGCGCCGTTCTTCCGCGAGCTGGGCTTCCGCGACGAGCCGATCACGCCGCTGGGGAGAGAGCTGTGA
- a CDS encoding 2-hydroxyacyl-CoA dehydratase yields MTLATAAPIEAVERYRESVEDRAFPTVREWRARTGRMVTGCFPVYAPVELAYAAGMLPVGLFGAGNQIEMAHADSRFQSFICSIVKSTLELAFVDRLAPFDALMFESICDPARNLASVMARNFPDRHVTYVHLPQNMTSPATVDYLAGEYRRAADELGTVSGHVVGTEDLRSAIGAFNGLRARLREIYQLRASSPEKISTAELYTLARLATLTDPADSEPLIAESIATARARESRPKDRVRVVLVGSFCEQPPLELITAIEESGCYILDDDFLLGWRLFKRDIAVDGDPFRALALAYLDGSVHLSTKHDLRQPRAAALIASARAHRADAVIFLGAKFCEPGLFDYALYRKALEQEAIPHLFLEFEEKMWMYDKIRTEVETFVESMLFT; encoded by the coding sequence GTGACGCTGGCGACGGCCGCGCCGATCGAGGCCGTTGAGCGCTACCGCGAGTCCGTCGAAGATCGTGCTTTCCCCACGGTCCGCGAATGGCGCGCTCGCACCGGACGCATGGTCACCGGATGCTTCCCGGTCTACGCGCCGGTGGAGCTCGCGTACGCGGCGGGGATGCTGCCTGTCGGTCTCTTCGGCGCGGGTAACCAGATCGAGATGGCGCACGCCGACTCGCGGTTCCAGTCTTTCATCTGCTCGATCGTGAAGAGCACGCTCGAGCTCGCGTTCGTCGATCGCCTGGCTCCGTTCGACGCGCTCATGTTCGAGTCGATCTGCGACCCCGCGCGGAATCTCGCGAGCGTGATGGCACGGAACTTCCCGGACCGGCACGTCACCTACGTGCACCTGCCACAGAACATGACTTCGCCCGCGACCGTCGACTATCTCGCCGGCGAGTACCGGCGCGCGGCGGACGAGCTTGGCACGGTGAGCGGGCACGTCGTGGGCACGGAGGATCTTCGCTCGGCGATCGGCGCATTCAACGGTCTTCGTGCGCGCCTGCGCGAGATCTACCAGCTGCGCGCGTCGTCGCCCGAAAAGATCTCGACCGCCGAGCTCTACACCCTCGCGCGGCTCGCGACGCTCACCGATCCGGCCGACAGCGAGCCGCTGATCGCCGAAAGCATCGCGACCGCGCGTGCCCGCGAGTCGCGACCGAAGGATCGCGTCCGGGTGGTGCTGGTCGGCTCGTTCTGCGAGCAGCCGCCGCTCGAGCTCATCACGGCGATCGAGGAGTCCGGCTGCTACATCCTCGACGACGACTTCCTGCTCGGGTGGCGACTCTTCAAGCGCGACATCGCCGTCGACGGCGATCCGTTCCGTGCGCTCGCGCTCGCGTATCTCGATGGGAGCGTCCACCTCAGCACGAAGCACGACCTGCGCCAGCCGCGCGCCGCCGCGCTCATCGCGAGCGCGCGAGCTCACCGCGCCGACGCGGTCATCTTCCTCGGCGCGAAGTTCTGCGAGCCGGGGCTCTTCGATTACGCCCTCTACCGGAAGGCACTGGAGCAAGAGGCCATCCCGCATCTCTTCCTCGAGTTCGAAGAGAAGATGTGGATGTACGACAAGATCCGAACGGAGGTCGAGACCTTCGTGGAATCGATGCTGTTCACATGA
- a CDS encoding acyl-CoA dehydratase activase: MRYCVGVDVGSTQTKAVLLDEDRRIVARSLVDTGAYLVRAAERAYDKALAEAGVVRGDVGYVIGTGYGRFKVAFGDDQVTEISCHAKGAWALYPNTRTVIDIGGQDTKAIKVSDRGEVLDFAMNDKCAAGSGRFLTNSAEALGMDVSAIGAKSLESRNPVRLSTVCTIFVETDILSYLASGKKVEDILAGVHGAIGSRTVALVRRVGAESEVTFTGGVARNVGMIRAIEEKVGLPINVSADSHYTGALGAAIFAVERMLASAEVMA; the protein is encoded by the coding sequence GTGAGGTACTGCGTCGGCGTCGACGTCGGCTCCACCCAGACGAAGGCCGTGCTGCTCGATGAGGATCGCCGCATCGTCGCGCGCTCGCTCGTCGATACGGGCGCTTATCTGGTGCGCGCTGCCGAGCGCGCGTACGACAAGGCCCTCGCGGAAGCCGGTGTCGTCCGGGGCGATGTCGGCTACGTGATCGGCACCGGGTATGGACGCTTCAAGGTCGCGTTCGGCGACGACCAGGTCACGGAGATCTCCTGCCACGCCAAAGGGGCGTGGGCCCTCTACCCGAACACGCGCACCGTCATCGACATCGGCGGGCAGGATACGAAGGCGATCAAGGTGAGCGACCGCGGCGAGGTGCTCGACTTCGCGATGAACGACAAGTGCGCGGCGGGCAGCGGGCGGTTCCTCACGAATTCGGCCGAGGCCCTGGGCATGGACGTGAGTGCCATCGGCGCGAAGTCACTCGAGTCGCGCAACCCGGTCCGGCTCTCGACGGTGTGCACGATCTTCGTCGAGACGGACATCCTCTCGTACCTGGCTTCGGGTAAGAAAGTCGAGGACATCCTCGCCGGCGTGCACGGCGCCATCGGCTCGCGCACCGTTGCGCTGGTCCGCCGCGTGGGCGCCGAGTCCGAGGTCACGTTCACCGGCGGCGTGGCTCGCAACGTCGGCATGATCCGGGCGATCGAGGAGAAGGTCGGCCTCCCCATCAACGTGAGCGCCGACTCGCACTACACCGGCGCGCTCGGTGCGGCGATCTTCGCCGTCGAACGGATGCTCGCGAGCGCGGAGGTGATGGCATGA
- a CDS encoding winged helix-turn-helix domain-containing protein gives MLAEPPFVVVASDDLVALTSQRDALRVAGAQVAACKQVRVALDAITFHVPTVVVADVGMDDGRGWDVVHAARAAGRLSTIVLDRRGDAGTRRAAFSAGADDVIRIPCDLDELTTRVLTLASRADRGAAATVHRLHGLTVDVSAHAVRLHGRPVVLTAQQFAILAALFEANGVALPRERLLARIEALDDEPPSERAIDLHVTRLRRRLGDDAKQPRYIEAVYGVGYRLATDAPGPAQLGDSAEDVLAALPDALLVIDARRMIRFANDAAVRLFARPRTELLGRTCGELLQCTDCAGTSLDGPRCFVRALRPGTTALRDMPARIQAGEERVPVSLTYGQVQADGLVTLQLRPRAEEDPKGSARPA, from the coding sequence ATGCTCGCTGAACCGCCCTTCGTCGTCGTCGCCAGCGACGACCTCGTCGCGCTCACTTCCCAACGGGACGCGCTGCGGGTCGCGGGCGCTCAGGTCGCTGCCTGTAAACAGGTGAGAGTGGCGCTGGATGCGATCACGTTCCACGTCCCCACGGTCGTCGTGGCCGATGTGGGCATGGACGACGGCCGGGGTTGGGACGTCGTGCACGCCGCTCGGGCCGCGGGCCGGCTCTCGACCATCGTCCTCGACCGCCGCGGCGACGCGGGCACGCGGCGCGCGGCCTTCTCCGCCGGCGCCGACGACGTCATCCGCATTCCGTGCGACCTCGATGAGCTCACGACGCGGGTGCTCACGCTGGCCAGCCGCGCTGATCGCGGCGCCGCTGCGACCGTCCATCGGCTGCACGGACTCACCGTCGACGTTTCGGCGCACGCGGTCCGTCTTCACGGCCGGCCGGTCGTCCTCACGGCACAGCAGTTCGCGATCCTGGCGGCGCTGTTCGAGGCGAACGGCGTGGCTCTTCCGCGAGAACGACTCCTTGCGCGCATCGAGGCTCTCGATGACGAGCCCCCGTCGGAGCGCGCGATCGACCTCCACGTGACTCGTCTGCGTCGCCGTCTCGGCGATGACGCGAAGCAGCCTCGCTACATCGAAGCCGTTTATGGCGTGGGCTACCGTCTGGCGACCGACGCTCCCGGACCGGCGCAGCTCGGCGACAGCGCGGAGGACGTCCTCGCCGCGCTGCCCGACGCGCTTCTCGTGATCGACGCGCGCCGCATGATCCGCTTCGCGAACGACGCGGCCGTGCGCCTGTTCGCGCGTCCCCGCACCGAGCTTCTGGGACGGACCTGCGGCGAGCTGCTGCAGTGCACGGACTGCGCGGGCACGTCGCTCGACGGCCCGCGCTGTTTCGTCCGTGCGCTGCGGCCGGGCACCACCGCACTTCGCGACATGCCCGCGCGGATCCAGGCAGGCGAGGAGCGCGTCCCGGTATCGCTCACCTACGGACAGGTCCAGGCCGACGGGCTCGTCACGCTACAGCTCCGACCGCGCGCGGAAGAAGATCCGAAGGGGTCGGCCCGCCCAGCCTGA
- the fabG gene encoding 3-oxoacyl-ACP reductase FabG: MPRAEAGELTGRVALVTGGSRGIGRAIATDLARAGADVVFTFRSDSDGAALTMRVIEARGRCAIALRADGTDRTAAGRAVMDTVARFGRLDILVNNAGINRDAVVWKMDDYAWDDVLDADLGAAFRFTRAAVPAMRDSGGGRIVNIASINGLRGKFGQSNYAAAKGGLIAFTKSVAREVAAFGITANAVAPGLIETDMVAAMPEKARAASVAETVVGHLGIPEDVAAAVTFLASDRARHITGTVLQVDGGQRL, from the coding sequence TTGCCGCGCGCTGAGGCCGGCGAACTCACAGGCCGCGTCGCCCTCGTCACGGGTGGATCGCGTGGCATCGGTCGCGCGATCGCGACCGACCTCGCGCGCGCCGGCGCGGATGTCGTGTTCACCTTCCGCAGCGATAGCGATGGCGCCGCGCTCACGATGCGGGTCATCGAAGCCCGGGGCCGCTGCGCGATCGCGCTCCGCGCCGACGGCACCGACCGCACCGCGGCCGGGCGCGCGGTCATGGACACCGTCGCGCGCTTCGGCCGCCTGGACATCCTCGTGAACAACGCGGGCATCAACCGCGACGCGGTCGTGTGGAAGATGGATGACTACGCCTGGGACGACGTCCTCGACGCGGACCTCGGCGCGGCCTTCCGCTTCACGCGCGCCGCGGTGCCGGCGATGCGCGACAGCGGCGGCGGCCGCATCGTGAACATCGCCTCGATCAACGGACTCCGCGGCAAGTTCGGGCAGTCGAACTACGCGGCCGCGAAGGGCGGGCTCATCGCGTTCACGAAGTCTGTCGCCCGCGAGGTCGCCGCGTTCGGCATCACCGCGAACGCGGTCGCACCCGGCCTCATCGAGACCGACATGGTCGCCGCAATGCCCGAGAAGGCGCGTGCCGCCTCGGTGGCGGAGACGGTCGTCGGCCACCTGGGGATACCGGAGGACGTCGCCGCCGCGGTGACGTTCCTCGCATCGGACCGCGCCCGGCACATCACGGGGACGGTGCTCCAGGTCGACGGAGGGCAGCGGCTCTAG
- a CDS encoding DUF2269 family protein: MSAYSLLKLAHVLLAFIAIGANLTYALWLRLGESDPEHLAYTIRSIRAIDRRIANPAYALLLVTGLAMVLASGIPLTAAWLALALAIYLAAAALGYFVFGPVVRGELAALERGGTGDPDYVRLRARARTLGAVTTTMVITIVALMVVKPG; the protein is encoded by the coding sequence GTGTCCGCCTACTCGCTGTTGAAGCTCGCGCACGTGCTCCTTGCGTTCATCGCGATCGGCGCCAATCTCACGTACGCGCTGTGGCTGCGTCTCGGCGAGAGCGACCCGGAGCACCTCGCATATACGATCCGAAGTATTCGCGCGATCGATCGCCGTATCGCGAACCCCGCGTACGCGCTCCTCCTCGTGACGGGCCTGGCGATGGTGCTCGCGAGCGGGATCCCGCTCACGGCGGCCTGGCTCGCGCTCGCGCTCGCCATCTACCTCGCGGCGGCGGCGCTGGGGTACTTCGTCTTCGGCCCGGTCGTGCGCGGAGAGCTGGCAGCGCTCGAGCGCGGTGGCACCGGTGACCCGGACTACGTCCGTCTGCGCGCCCGCGCGCGCACGCTCGGCGCCGTGACGACCACGATGGTGATCACCATCGTGGCGCTGATGGTGGTGAAGCCCGGCTAG
- a CDS encoding enoyl-CoA hydratase-related protein, producing the protein MSEISGRDPAAFGFEDIRYEKKDWIATVTINRPDAYNSYTTRTLRELTEAFTDAGRDDAIAVLVVTGAGLDAFCTGGDVKEYARDYTRKPRDYWKYMGHFAGAIEALKNLGKPSIARINGMAVGGGNEINLACDLAIAADTARFRQVGVQVGSVAAGGATQWLPLVIGDRRARQMLMTCEWVDAKTALAWGLVNEVVPVPELDAAVARLAAKLLDTFPECMRYTKQQTNFWKDLSWSMTIGHARDWLALHFASLEPYEGMTAFAEKRRADRLGIRARARDGGSSETLWGPNARACPSCGAKGLPDSFTFCGVCGSSLVASPGAVLAAR; encoded by the coding sequence ATGAGTGAGATAAGTGGACGTGACCCGGCGGCGTTCGGCTTCGAGGACATCCGCTACGAGAAGAAGGACTGGATCGCGACGGTCACGATCAACAGGCCGGACGCGTACAACTCGTATACGACCCGCACGCTGCGCGAGCTGACGGAGGCCTTCACCGACGCGGGCCGCGACGACGCCATCGCCGTTCTCGTCGTGACCGGCGCCGGGCTCGACGCGTTCTGCACCGGCGGCGACGTGAAGGAATACGCGCGCGACTACACCCGGAAGCCGCGCGATTACTGGAAATACATGGGGCACTTCGCGGGCGCGATCGAGGCGCTCAAGAACCTCGGCAAGCCGTCGATCGCGCGCATCAACGGCATGGCGGTCGGCGGGGGCAACGAGATCAACCTCGCCTGCGACCTCGCCATCGCCGCCGACACCGCGCGGTTCCGCCAGGTCGGCGTGCAGGTGGGCAGCGTCGCCGCGGGTGGCGCGACGCAGTGGCTCCCGCTGGTCATCGGCGATCGGCGCGCCCGCCAGATGCTCATGACCTGCGAGTGGGTCGACGCGAAGACCGCGCTCGCCTGGGGACTCGTGAACGAGGTCGTGCCGGTGCCGGAGCTCGACGCTGCCGTCGCGCGCCTCGCGGCGAAGCTCCTCGACACGTTCCCGGAGTGCATGCGCTACACGAAGCAGCAGACGAACTTCTGGAAGGACCTCTCGTGGAGCATGACCATCGGGCACGCGCGCGACTGGCTCGCGCTCCACTTCGCGTCGCTGGAGCCATACGAGGGCATGACCGCGTTCGCCGAGAAGCGCCGCGCAGACCGTCTCGGCATCCGCGCCCGAGCGCGCGACGGCGGCTCGTCGGAGACGCTCTGGGGACCGAACGCGCGCGCCTGCCCGTCGTGCGGCGCGAAAGGACTGCCGGACTCGTTCACGTTCTGCGGTGTGTGCGGGTCGTCCCTCGTCGCCAGTCCGGGTGCGGTCCTTGCCGCGCGCTGA
- a CDS encoding acyl-CoA dehydratase activase, with the protein MTPSLVAGIDMGSRTAKAVLLDPSGAMLGSGIARMRPDFAGLARDALDQAIAVAHASPEDVAYVATTGMGRYNVPFRDVQVTDITAVARGAAELFPLTRSILDIGAQSTRAMRVLDGGRVKEFRTNDKCAAGAGGFAERAARYLEIKLEDLGALSNKADSPQVISSVCAVFAESEIINLVTAGQSVENIVRGIHDSLAQRGFQLLKRVGLEAEITFVGGMALQDGMVRALEAALGHAVNVARQPELCAALGAALLARQRLARQEGVAA; encoded by the coding sequence ATGACGCCATCGCTCGTCGCCGGTATCGACATGGGCTCCCGGACCGCCAAGGCCGTCCTGCTCGATCCGAGCGGCGCGATGCTTGGCTCGGGCATCGCCCGCATGCGGCCGGACTTCGCCGGCCTCGCGCGCGACGCCCTCGACCAAGCGATCGCGGTGGCTCACGCGTCGCCGGAAGACGTCGCATATGTCGCGACGACCGGGATGGGCCGCTACAACGTGCCCTTCCGCGACGTCCAGGTGACCGACATCACGGCGGTCGCGCGCGGCGCAGCCGAGCTCTTCCCACTCACGCGTTCGATCCTCGACATCGGCGCGCAGAGCACGCGGGCGATGCGCGTGCTGGACGGCGGCCGCGTGAAGGAGTTCCGGACGAACGACAAGTGCGCAGCCGGCGCGGGCGGCTTCGCCGAGCGCGCCGCGCGCTATCTCGAGATCAAGCTCGAGGACCTGGGCGCTCTCTCGAACAAGGCCGACAGCCCGCAGGTCATCTCGTCGGTGTGCGCGGTGTTCGCCGAGTCCGAGATCATCAACCTTGTCACCGCGGGCCAGAGCGTCGAGAACATCGTGCGTGGAATCCACGACTCGCTCGCGCAGCGGGGGTTCCAGCTGCTCAAGCGGGTCGGTCTCGAGGCCGAGATCACCTTCGTCGGCGGCATGGCGCTACAGGACGGAATGGTGCGCGCACTCGAGGCCGCGCTCGGCCACGCGGTGAACGTGGCTAGGCAGCCGGAGCTCTGCGCCGCGCTCGGCGCTGCGCTGCTCGCGCGCCAGCGGCTCGCACGACAGGAAGGGGTGGCAGCATGA
- a CDS encoding response regulator transcription factor: MLVVDDERRYRELLEMNLSRRGYRVLQAVDGLSALNAVEREELDLVVLDLKLPDMDGYEVCRRIREQSTVPIIMLTARAEEEQKVRGLKLGADDYITKPFSANELLARVEAVLRRTEAAPGASLSPTFDAGDLHIDLDQHRVTLLGREVELSPGEYRLLEQLVANAGRVIVQDELLRHVWGPGYSGATELLQTAIRRLRRKIENDPASPRYILTKRGVGYLFAKP, from the coding sequence GTGCTGGTCGTCGATGACGAGCGGAGGTACCGCGAGCTGCTGGAGATGAACCTCTCGCGCCGCGGCTACCGCGTGCTTCAGGCCGTCGACGGCCTGAGCGCTCTGAACGCGGTGGAGCGCGAGGAGCTGGACCTCGTCGTACTGGACCTGAAGCTGCCCGACATGGACGGGTATGAAGTGTGTCGGCGCATCCGCGAGCAGTCGACGGTGCCCATCATCATGCTGACCGCTCGCGCCGAGGAGGAACAGAAGGTCCGTGGCCTGAAGCTCGGGGCCGACGACTACATCACCAAGCCGTTCAGCGCGAACGAGCTCCTCGCCCGCGTCGAGGCCGTCCTCCGCCGCACGGAGGCCGCTCCCGGCGCGAGTCTCAGTCCGACATTCGACGCAGGGGATCTTCACATCGACCTCGATCAGCACAGGGTCACGCTGCTCGGGCGAGAGGTCGAGCTCAGCCCGGGGGAGTACCGCCTACTCGAGCAGCTCGTGGCGAACGCAGGTCGCGTCATCGTCCAGGATGAGCTGCTGCGACACGTTTGGGGGCCCGGTTACTCCGGAGCGACGGAGCTGCTGCAGACAGCGATCCGCCGGCTTCGGCGCAAGATCGAGAACGACCCGGCCTCGCCGCGGTACATCCTGACAAAGCGTGGTGTGGGGTACTTGTTCGCGAAGCCCTGA
- a CDS encoding ATP-binding protein translates to MGQRASGLPLRWQIGTFVVLGLIGIFSLFGMLGSAIADDGKQRTIGQWLSVATSTASFIDSDIELRFGRLERVAMLVGQASGDPTRQRQVLDDAFGLEDSRVGGVVFLGGNGAITWSTAMDPGLRADYVGSQPSLLAPLATRTRYASGVHTLEHRVAAFLAVPVIGIDGQAIGVLGLVMRPDQGPIHDLVASARGLAHTGHAELIDQYDRVVASSEAGHALGPGEHPDFYEPLLAGHASAVGLTAPVGPVDPADQGQRHDMAFVPLRSVPWGLAIGGSDAELSADASRWQQQIILFGTLSLGLALVLVWLTTRSVARPILALAAASRQIAAGDLSTPVPRDGEGEVRVLAEAFDDMRRELQGALSDLALEKSRYEGIVSSMADAVVTTDPDLRITAFNPSASALTGWNVEDVLGRPCCEVICPNDAALDDCRRDCPLLSAQPDLGVSKTILRRQGGGEANVAITRSAIRDQTGRVAGIVHVLRDISAEAEVDRLKEEFLSTVSHELRTPLGFIMGYATTLLLPDAPKDTVAMRHCIEVIADASNELKELVDNLLDMTKIGAGSLSVSPVPIRLGPLVHAAVERIQLRGTDHRFVVAVPSTLPPIWADARRVEQVLYNLLDNAIKYSPEGGNIAVRATAHGKEIVVSVLDEGLGIKAEELESVFERFHRGQVARARGIAGTGIGLAICRGIVQAHGGRIWAESPPVEWRLGRQPGTAIRFTVPVAMAQTVGASN, encoded by the coding sequence TTGGGTCAACGCGCCTCCGGCCTTCCCCTGCGCTGGCAGATCGGCACATTCGTCGTCCTCGGCCTCATCGGCATCTTCTCGTTGTTCGGCATGCTTGGGTCCGCGATCGCCGACGATGGCAAGCAGCGCACCATCGGGCAGTGGCTCAGCGTGGCAACGTCCACCGCGAGCTTCATCGACTCCGACATCGAGCTGCGGTTCGGTCGACTCGAGCGCGTTGCGATGCTGGTCGGCCAAGCGTCCGGGGACCCGACGCGGCAAAGGCAGGTACTGGACGATGCGTTCGGCCTAGAAGACTCACGTGTCGGCGGGGTCGTTTTCCTTGGTGGGAACGGGGCCATCACCTGGTCTACGGCCATGGATCCGGGCCTGCGGGCCGACTACGTCGGTTCTCAGCCGTCGCTGCTCGCGCCGCTGGCCACGCGGACGCGGTACGCATCGGGGGTCCACACTCTCGAGCATCGGGTCGCGGCATTTCTTGCCGTGCCTGTCATTGGGATCGATGGCCAGGCGATCGGAGTCCTCGGTCTGGTGATGCGGCCCGATCAAGGCCCGATCCACGATCTCGTGGCGAGCGCGCGTGGTCTCGCCCACACCGGACACGCCGAGCTCATCGATCAATACGATCGCGTGGTCGCGTCGTCGGAGGCCGGGCACGCACTGGGCCCGGGCGAGCATCCCGACTTCTACGAACCACTTCTCGCCGGGCACGCGAGTGCTGTTGGATTGACCGCGCCCGTGGGACCGGTCGATCCCGCGGACCAGGGCCAGCGCCACGACATGGCCTTCGTGCCACTGCGGAGCGTCCCGTGGGGGCTCGCGATCGGCGGGTCGGACGCGGAGCTGTCGGCGGACGCGAGCCGCTGGCAACAGCAGATCATCCTCTTCGGAACGCTGTCGCTCGGGTTGGCGCTGGTCCTCGTTTGGCTCACGACGCGGAGCGTTGCCCGCCCGATCCTTGCGCTCGCGGCCGCCAGCCGCCAGATCGCCGCCGGCGACCTCTCGACGCCGGTCCCGCGCGACGGGGAGGGCGAGGTGCGCGTGCTGGCCGAGGCCTTCGACGACATGCGTCGCGAGCTCCAGGGCGCGCTGTCGGACCTGGCTCTGGAGAAGAGCCGATACGAAGGCATCGTGTCATCCATGGCCGACGCTGTCGTAACGACCGACCCGGATCTGCGGATCACCGCGTTCAATCCGTCGGCCTCGGCACTGACCGGCTGGAACGTCGAGGACGTCCTCGGCCGACCGTGTTGTGAGGTGATCTGCCCGAACGACGCGGCGCTCGACGATTGCCGGCGCGATTGTCCGCTGCTGTCTGCGCAGCCCGATCTGGGCGTGAGCAAGACCATCCTGCGCCGGCAGGGCGGCGGCGAGGCGAACGTGGCCATCACGCGCTCGGCCATCCGCGATCAGACGGGCCGGGTCGCCGGCATCGTCCACGTGCTGCGCGACATCTCCGCAGAGGCGGAGGTGGACCGCCTCAAGGAAGAGTTCCTGTCCACCGTCTCGCATGAGCTGCGCACGCCGCTGGGTTTCATCATGGGCTACGCCACGACCCTCCTGCTGCCCGATGCTCCGAAGGACACTGTCGCCATGCGGCACTGCATCGAGGTGATCGCCGACGCGAGCAACGAGCTCAAGGAGCTCGTCGACAACTTGCTGGACATGACGAAGATCGGCGCGGGCTCGCTCAGCGTGTCTCCGGTCCCGATCCGGCTGGGACCGCTCGTGCATGCCGCGGTCGAGCGCATCCAGCTACGCGGGACGGACCATCGCTTCGTGGTGGCCGTGCCTTCGACGCTGCCTCCCATCTGGGCGGACGCTCGTCGCGTCGAGCAGGTCTTGTACAACCTGCTGGACAACGCGATCAAGTACTCGCCGGAGGGCGGCAATATCGCCGTGCGTGCCACGGCCCACGGAAAAGAGATCGTCGTGAGCGTGCTCGACGAGGGCCTCGGGATCAAGGCCGAGGAGCTGGAAAGTGTTTTCGAGCGGTTCCATCGTGGACAGGTCGCACGAGCTCGAGGCATCGCCGGCACTGGGATCGGCCTCGCGATCTGCAGAGGCATCGTGCAGGCTCATGGAGGCCGGATCTGGGCGGAGAGCCCGCCGGTGGAATGGCGTCTGGGTCGCCAGCCGGGGACCGCGATCCGCTTCACCGTACCGGTCGCCATGGCCCAGACGGTCGGGGCATCGAACTGA
- a CDS encoding 2-hydroxyacyl-CoA dehydratase family protein: MTETKEIRYQGHLHELQKQLMGDYYAQLTAIATGRSDTKNAHLLIAGNPVELVRAFGMIPVFPEVNVLQLAVRKQSLPLIQKAEELGYAVDNCAYVKADVGLYLSGYQAPYGTIPKADLLLCNYVGCNVYLNWFEHLAELTGAPAVNIDIPFVRSADGEPSPGDVDYVVKQLEELIVQLENITGTSLDMPRLRRTVENSALVGEMWAEIKDLTKRRPAPYDAYFDSVTMMAVLYCLRGTDEAVTFFEAAREELSRRAAKGEGPLPEERFRVVIEGPPPWPFLRVFRDMFSRWGAVAVASTYSTVGGIWEFGFRHDPQRPIESIARHMLQYNLCNRTFLQRYDQMARYVDEWSADAVVIHSVKSCRLFSAGQGDMREYFVREREVPTLLIESDLEDPRYFSQAQLRNRIDAFFEALSQRRLTAASDAQLAAGGAR, translated from the coding sequence ATGACCGAGACAAAGGAGATCCGTTACCAGGGCCACCTGCACGAGCTGCAGAAACAGCTCATGGGCGACTACTACGCGCAGCTCACGGCGATCGCTACCGGAAGGTCCGACACCAAGAACGCGCACCTGCTCATCGCCGGCAACCCGGTCGAGCTCGTCCGCGCGTTCGGCATGATCCCGGTGTTCCCCGAGGTGAACGTCCTTCAGCTCGCGGTGCGCAAACAGTCGCTGCCGCTCATCCAGAAGGCCGAGGAGCTGGGCTACGCCGTCGACAATTGCGCTTACGTGAAGGCCGACGTCGGCCTCTATCTCTCCGGTTATCAGGCGCCGTACGGCACGATCCCGAAGGCCGACCTCCTCCTCTGCAACTACGTCGGCTGCAACGTGTACCTCAACTGGTTCGAGCACCTCGCGGAGCTCACCGGCGCGCCCGCGGTGAACATCGACATCCCATTCGTCCGCTCCGCTGACGGCGAGCCGTCGCCGGGCGACGTCGACTACGTCGTGAAACAGCTGGAAGAGCTCATCGTCCAGCTCGAGAACATCACCGGCACCTCGCTCGATATGCCCAGGCTCCGCCGGACCGTGGAGAATTCGGCGCTCGTCGGCGAGATGTGGGCCGAGATCAAGGACCTGACGAAGCGGCGGCCGGCGCCTTATGACGCGTACTTCGACTCGGTCACGATGATGGCGGTCCTCTACTGCCTTCGCGGCACCGACGAGGCGGTGACCTTCTTCGAGGCCGCGCGCGAGGAGCTCTCGCGGCGCGCGGCGAAGGGGGAGGGGCCGCTGCCCGAGGAGCGTTTCCGCGTCGTCATCGAAGGCCCGCCGCCGTGGCCGTTCCTGCGCGTGTTCCGTGACATGTTCTCGCGCTGGGGCGCGGTCGCGGTCGCATCGACCTATTCGACGGTCGGCGGGATCTGGGAGTTCGGTTTCCGTCACGATCCGCAGCGGCCGATCGAGTCGATCGCGCGACACATGCTGCAGTACAACCTCTGCAACCGGACCTTCCTGCAGCGCTACGACCAGATGGCCCGCTACGTGGACGAGTGGTCCGCCGACGCGGTCGTGATCCACTCCGTGAAGAGCTGCCGGCTCTTCTCGGCGGGGCAGGGCGACATGCGCGAGTACTTCGTGCGCGAGCGCGAGGTCCCGACTCTCCTGATCGAGTCGGACCTCGAGGATCCGCGCTACTTCTCGCAGGCGCAGCTACGCAACCGTATCGACGCGTTCTTCGAGGCGCTCTCGCAGAGGCGCCTCACCGCCGCGTCCGATGCGCAGCTCGCGGCCGGGGGTGCGCGGTGA